In the Blautia coccoides genome, GATATTCCTCTTTTTACGGGCATGATACTGAAAAGTATCTATGAGACGGCACTGCACTATGGATTTCCTTATGACACGGAGGAGGAGAAATATTTCATACTGCTGCTCATTCAGGCAGCCCTGTCTTACGGAGAGGAGCTGGAAGCAATCAATGACCGGGCAGACAGGTTTATCATGGAACAGACCCTGCCCCATGGATATGACAGCAGAGAACAGATAAAAGAAACCTCCGCTGTTCTTTCCGGGGAACTGCTGTATATGAAGTTCCTTCAGGGGATTCCCGTGGCAGGCGTGATCGGAGGAGCTTATGATTCCGTCTATCTCAAAAGAATACTGGACTACGCCAAATTAAAGTATAGAAAAAGGTTTTTAATGTATAAAGACAAAGCAGATTGACTTGCAGTAAAATACATCCTATACTTAAGAATAATAAAGAGAAATATGGTAACTGCGGGGGTACTGAACAGCTTAAATGCTGCAGGGCTGTCTGTGAGAAAGGGTTGAGGGGAAGGGCATATGCAAAAGAGAATGATGACTATTTTTCTGTTGGTCGCTCTTATTTTATCAGGTCTGCTGTCCTTGTATTCTATGGGAAATCTTCAGGGAAATGCAAGAGTCATCAATTATACCGGTGTTGTGCGCGGAGCAACCCAGAGGCTGGTGAAGGAGGAACTGGAAGGTCACAGAGACGACGCTTTGATCAGCAGACTGGACGGCATTATTGAAGAGCTGCGCACCGGTAAAGGGGAGAACCATCTGGTCAGGCTGAAGGACTCAGAATACCAGGAAATGATGACCAGCATGCAGGAGCGCTGGAGTGAAATAAAACAGGAGATCCTGAAAGTGAGAGACGGCGCGGACAGCGGCCGGCTTTACAGTCTCAGCGAAGACTTTTTCTGGCTGGCTGATGAGAGTGTCGGCGTTGCGGAGGAATATGCGGAACGCTATGTCCGTATGGCACAGATCTGCTTTGCCGCCCTGATTTTCATATGTACTGTTGCGGCGGTTCTGCTGGCATTCTATATGAAAAAGCAGGAAAAGCGGCGCAGGGCTGTTGATATGATGGAAAATGCCAATTTGGAAAAAAGCCGAAAGCTTTCCAGAATGACCAAGGATCTGCAGGCTCCCATGAACGAAATATCGGAACTTTTATATGTCTCTGATATGGATACCTATGAGCTGTTATTTATAAATGATGCGGGAAAGCGCAGTTTTCATGTGGATGATATTAAAGAAAAAGTGTGCTACCGCGTACTTCAGGGAAGGGACAGCCCCTGCCCCTTCTGTACCAATAAATTTTTAAAGAGCGGAGAGAATTATACCTGGGAGACTACCAATCCGATCACAGGCCGTCATTATCTGTTAAAAGACCGTCTGATCGAATGGGACGGAAGGCGGGCACGTCTGGAGCTGGCTTTTGACACTACGGAAGCGGAACATGAAAAAGAAAAGCTGAAATACGCCCTGAGTTCAGAACAGATGGTGATGGAGTGTGTCAGAACCCTGTACTGCAAAAAGGATATGAAAGATGCGGTGAGTGATGTACTCCAGGAGATCGGAACCTTTTTAAAAGCTGAGAGAGCATATATGTTCAATATGCGTGAAGGCTTTTTGTATAGAGATTATGAGTGGTGTGCTTCGGGTGTGGAAAATGGAGAGAAAGTTCTTAGGGGGCTGCCCCATGAGCGGCTGGAACAGTGGCGGGAGGTGCTGAACCAGAAAGGCTGTATCGTTATAAAGGATACAAAAGAGTTTAAAGAAGTATTTCCGGGAAGTGAAGCGATCATCGAAGAACGGAACATCCGCAATACGGCTGTGGCACTACTTGAGAGAGAAGGGGTTCTGATGGGATGTCTGGGAGTGGATAACCTTCCGGAGGAACGTCTGATGAACATTGGTTCCATTCTCCAGACCCTTTGCTACTTCATTCTGCTGGCCTATCGGAGAGCCGAGGATGAGCAGCAGCTTTCCCATCTCAGCTATCACGATACCCTGACATCCTTTTACAACAGAAACCGTTACATTGAAGATATGCAGGAGATGACCGGAAAAGTGGGAAGTGTTGGTATCGTCTATTTGGATGTCAACGGGCTTAAGGACATCAATGACCGGTATGGCCATGCGTTTGGGGACAAAGTGCTCATAGAGTGCGCAGAGCGCATGAAGCAGGTTTTTGGGGAAGGAAATTTCTATCGGGTGGGAGGCGATGAGTTTGTGATCGTCTGCCCTTCGGTCTCCAAGGAACAGTTCCGGGGAATGGTGAGTGAGCTGAGGGCTGCTTTTAAAAGAGATGAGCTTTGTAAGGCTGCAATTGGGTCCCAGTGGACAGAAAAGCTTATGGATGTGGGACAGGCAGTGGCCAATGCAGACGCCAGAATGTATGAGGACAAAAAGGAATTCTACAGAAATAATCCGGCTTCAAAAAGGTACCGTCATCACAGCGATGAACTGCTTTATCTGACGGACCCTGAAATCCTCAGAGAGGAGATCAGCAGAAACCAGTTTGTAGTCTATCTGCAGCCAAAGATTTCTTCGGCGGACAGGATGGCAGTGGGGGCGGAGGCTTTGATCCGGTATCAGTCAAGAGACGGTTCCCTGGTGCTTCCCGGCAATTTCCTGCCTCTGCTTGAGGAGTCCCAGACTGTCAGCCAGATTGATTTCTTTGTATTTGAATTCATCTGTTCCAAGATAAAGGAATGGAGCAGGGAGGGGAAAAAAGGATTTCCTGTATCCGTGAATTTCTCCCGGTATTCCCTGATCCAACCGCACTTTATAGAGCGGCTTCTCTCAATCTGTGAAAAATATGAAATATCCCCCAGATATCTTGAAATCGAAATCACAGAGACGGTGAGAAGCATTGATAACATAGATATCGGAGTTCTGATCGAAAATCTCAGGGAGGCGGGTTTCATTGTAACGATTGATGACTTCGGCACAGAGTATGCCAATCTGGCACTTCTGTCAGCAGTAGAATTCGATGTTCTGAAGCTGGACAAAAGTATGGTGGATGATGTAGTGAACAATACCAAGGCCCGGGCTATCGTAGGCTCTATTGTGGAGCTGGGAAGGAAGATGGGGATACAGATCGTGGCAGAGGGAATTGAGACGGAGGAGCAGCTTGCCGTTCTCCGCGCCTGCGGTGTGGAGCTGGCACAGGGATTCCTGTTCAGCAAGCCTATCTCTGTGAATGAATATGAAAAACGATATCTGGACAAATGAAAGATCAAATGAAAGCAGATAACAGATAAAAGTGGTTAAAAGATGGGACGCCTTGTAACAGGGCGTCCCATTTTCCATGAGGAGATTATCCCCAGACTTTTATCTTGTTATATCCTTCTTTCAGGCCTTCCAGAGGACCGACAGATGGTGCTTCGCAGCGTTTGGAACCGCTATAGTCAGTGTCCAGAACAATGGATTCACCGTTGGGGCCGTCAAACGGAGCTTCGGGAATCCGGACCATTCCCAACTTTTCGGTACAGATGATTTCAGCAGGGGTGTCAAGCAGCCCTTTTTCTGCATGGATTTCAAGATAAGTTCCATCTTCCTCCACCAAGATTTTTACCTGTGGATCAGACGTACTTATATAATTTTCCTTTTCTGCATCAAAGGCAGGAGCGTTTTTCAGATAAGCGTTGTGATCAATGTATGCAGGCTGTTTTACCTGTTCAAACATTTCCAGATCCTCATTGCCCATGGAGGCAACTGTCTCCATATATTCCTCCAGGGTAGTGGTGGAACCGTTGTAGCCTACCGTTCCGCATAAGGACTGCTCGGTATAGGCATCTGCGCTGCCTACGAAAATGTTGTTGTACAGACGGTCATCTCCGCCGTAAACAGGTGTGGTGCCGGCAACTTCGGTGCTGTGAGGGAAGTGGTAGGGTGTTGAACGGTTCAGGACATCCTCTCTTCTCATGGTTCCGCAGCAAAGGTTGTGGACATAAGCGCCGCCCTGGGCGATATTGTCAAAATTGTAGGCGGAGACAAAAATGTTGTTGTCCACCATGTAAGGACCATGTGTCACTTCAACCATCAGGTCACGGTCATTGTTGTAGTAGAGGTTTTTGCTGACCCGGGTGCCCTGTGCCTGCCAGTCAAGCCAGGTACCTAGGGTACAGTCATGGATATTATTGTTATGAATCTGTACGTCAATGGCTGCGTGCAGCTTGATGCCTGCGATCTCGTAACCGAAATACTCATGTTTTACGGCAATGTTGTAAATATGGTTATTGTAGATCTGGCTGAATACACATCCCATATGGCCTACAATACCGTTCTGTCCGCAGTCATAAATGACATTATTCCTGATAATATGGGAGCCGATCTTTTCTTTGCTCCAGCCAATCTTCAGGGCACGGAACACAGCTTCCATCTGGTACTGGTAACCTGGTTTTCTGTGTCTTCTGGTGCAGAGGTTGTGGCCTGTGGAGGCTTCTTTGCCGATGCTGATACCGCTGCATTTTGCGTCGTGGATGATATTGTTTTCAATGATCCAGCCCTTGCTCCAGTTGGCGCCTATAAGACCCGGCTGGTCAGCGGTTGGAGGTGTCCACGGGCAGGCGGCCTGTGCCATCTCAAAGCCCCGCACGGTGATATAATTCATACCTGTCTTCTCTGGGTAGAAGCAGCATTTGCGCACATTGATCTCAGCCAGTTCTTTGTTAGGGTCAGCGCCCTGGAAATTGGCATAAATATATGTATTATCATGGTCTGTCTCAGCATACCACTGATGGATGGTCCACTCTTTATCTTTGATCGGTTCCGGATGTTTTGTCCACGGCGGGTTGTACCCCTCTGTGCGGATCTGGGGATTTTTCACGTCGTCAAGGGATTTGGCTTCATAAAATGATTTGCCGTTTAAATAGACATCGCCTGCATGGACGGAGTTGTCATCGGGATAGATGAACCAATCACCCCAAAGGGCTTCCTTATAGGGGTTATAATCCCCGAAAAGTGTGTTGGGAACCACTGCTTTCCAGACAGTTCCTTCGATATTCTCCCAGTTTTGGATGCGCTCGGAGCCTTTGATCACAACCTTTTCGCCTTCTGCAGCTTCGTATACGATCCGGCTGATATTGCTGTAGCCGCTGTGCTCTGGTTTCACCCATTCCCGGTATTCACCCTCGTGTACAATGACCTTGTCTCCTGTCTCAGCCGCCTTTGCCGCCCTTGATATGGTCTTAAAGGGATTCTCTTTTGTTCCCTCTGCATGATCGCAGCCTGTGACTGCCACATGGTATTCTCTGTTCATGATCGTTCCTCCTGTCATAAAATGTTTCCTGTAACGGTTCATTACCTTTTCCTGCCTTTAAGTATAGACAATGGAGAGGGATGGAACAAGACGAATTTTGGGGGATTTTTCTTGAAATTTGTGTCACGGTTGTGTCTGGAGACAGAAAGGTGTATAATCAGAAAAAACGAACATATTTTCGAGAAAGAGGTGGTCTGATTGATATTGAGTGTGAGCCGAAGGACGGATGTGCCGGCATATTATGCGGATTGGTTTTTTGGCAGAATAGAGGAGGGATACGCCTGTGTCCGCAATCCCTTTAACCGGCATCAGGTGAGCAGGATATCCCTGGCGCCGGATGTGGTGGACTGCATTGTGTTCTGGACCAAGAACCCTGTGCCAATGCTTGACAGGCTGCCGCTTCTGGAGCGGTATATGTTTTATTTTCAGTTTACCCTGACCGGATATGGAAAGGACGTGGAGCCGGGGCTGCCGGATAAGAAAAAGATTCTGCTTCCCGCATTCAAATCGCTTTCAGGGACCATAGGAGCAGAGCGGGCCGTATGGCGCTATGACCCGGTTTTCTTCAATGCCCGTTATACCCCGCAATACCATCTGCAGGCCTTTGCCCGGATCGCGGAAGAACTGGAGGGGTACACAAAGCAGGTGGTCATCAGTTTTCTGGACTATTATCCAAAGATAAAAAAGAACTTGGAAAAGCTGGGCTGTGAAGCTTTTGAGGACAAAAGCCTGGGTGAATTTGCCGAAAAGCTGGCTCATACTGCAAAAAATCATGGTATGCAGATCGTGACCTGCGCGGAGAAAGCGGATCTGCAGCAATACGGGATCGGTCACGGGAGCTGTATTGACGGGGAACTGATCCGGCACCTGTGCGGGTGCGGCCTGGATATAAAAAAGGATAAAAACCAGAGGAATGAGTGCGGCTGTATGGAGAGCATAGACATAGGCTCCTACGATACCTGTCCTCACGGATGCCTCTACTGCTATGCCAACCGGAGCAGAGCGGCAGCGGCTGCGGGAAGGAGTCGGTATACGGCTGATTCACCCATCCTCTGCAGTGAGATTTTGCCCGGGGATGTGGTGACAGAGAGAAAGGTGAGATCCCTGAAAAACGCACTCTAGATCTCTTCCAGAAACTCTTTCACAAATCCAAGCGCCGCACCCACAGGCACAGAATCCTTTGCCGATTCAGACAAAAAGATAAAGTCCTGCTCATCCGGAAAAGCGGATTTCTCCCGTACCTTTTCGTGCAGCACCTGCAGATCTTCTTCTGTCAGATATGGAGCCATATGTCCTCCAAGGATCACATCACAGTCCATCACCATGTGCAGGTTATTGACTGCTGTGGAGAGGTGATCCAGGTATTCATCAAACCTTCCCTTTTTCTCCTTATCCCCATCCCTCAGTCCGGTGAAGAATTCCTCCAGTGTCTCTTCCTCCAAAAGCAGTGCGTTGACAGAGCAGTAGGTCTCCATGCAGCCGGACTTGCCGCAGTAGCACTGCCGTCCTTTGGGGACCAAAGTCATATGCTCCACAGCACCGCCATGGTTTTGTTTTCCCATCACAGTCTGGCCGCCGATGATCACAGCGCCGCCCAGATGTTTGCCTATAGAGAGATATATGGCATCTGTCAGATCTCTGCGGTTCCACAGCTCTGTGGCGGCAGCGCATTTGGCGTCGTGGAGGAACATGCAGGGGTATTCCAGATATCTGGAGAGGGCTGTGATCTTAAGACCGGTATATCCCAGGGTTTTTCCGAAGATGATCTCCTGTCCGTCAGCCGTTGTCAATCCCTGTACAGCAAAACCAATGCCGAGAACCTGCTTTTTCATAAAGCCGCTTTCCCGGATAAAAGTGCTGACAAATCCTGCAATCTCCTTATAATAAGCGTCATCATTTCTATAGAGAAGCTTTTGTTCTGTACAGCCACAGATCCTGCCTTTTAAATCCACCGCCAGGATCTTTATCTGTTTCTTTAAAATCTCCACACCGATCCCGATTCCCGCCTGAAGACATATGGTGTAGGCAACCGCTCTTCTTCCCACCTGCGATTCAAACTGTCCTCCCTTTTTGAGCAGCCCTGCTTCTTCCAGCGCCACCAGATTCTGCGTTACTGTGGGCAGACTGAGATGGAGTTGGTTGGCAATCTCCTGTTTGGAGAGCTTTTCCTGTTCATACAACAGATTATAGATCAGAGAATAATTGTTTTTCTTTATATCAGTCAATGTAATATTTCCCATAATGGTATTCTTTCCTTTCTGTATATCATCGTATACACCGGTATGGAATAAGGGCGTTTCCGTATTTGTAAAGGAGATTTATAAAAAAACTTTATACAATAGAGTATAGCACAAATTTTCAGAGAACACCTTTAGTAGAAATTCATAAAAATCACCCCTTATATTTGGATGGTTATACATATTGACGAAATGAACTGGGAGGATTATTATATAAATATATTTTACAAAATGATTTTACAAAATTAAATCACAAAAACGAGCAGTACAGAGAAAAGGAGAAAAACTATGGGTATTATCGAGAAAATGAGACTGGACGGAAAAGTATCTTTTGTAACAGGAGGTGCCAGAGGTATTGGAAAGCAGATAGCCATCGCCCTTGCTGAAGCGGGCAGCG is a window encoding:
- a CDS encoding EcsC family protein; the protein is MIGRRKKTTMTAEIEAVLKKEQAFLKRNEEKKGSFLDRTLEEKVPARLQETLDKAFEKAFGLIFEKGTDVIEKTYSREKIEHTYKVDAYAAGLLENKKTLRAFKKKAEAAGNKNLLLAGVEGVGLGILGIGLPDIPLFTGMILKSIYETALHYGFPYDTEEEKYFILLLIQAALSYGEELEAINDRADRFIMEQTLPHGYDSREQIKETSAVLSGELLYMKFLQGIPVAGVIGGAYDSVYLKRILDYAKLKYRKRFLMYKDKAD
- a CDS encoding putative bifunctional diguanylate cyclase/phosphodiesterase — translated: MQKRMMTIFLLVALILSGLLSLYSMGNLQGNARVINYTGVVRGATQRLVKEELEGHRDDALISRLDGIIEELRTGKGENHLVRLKDSEYQEMMTSMQERWSEIKQEILKVRDGADSGRLYSLSEDFFWLADESVGVAEEYAERYVRMAQICFAALIFICTVAAVLLAFYMKKQEKRRRAVDMMENANLEKSRKLSRMTKDLQAPMNEISELLYVSDMDTYELLFINDAGKRSFHVDDIKEKVCYRVLQGRDSPCPFCTNKFLKSGENYTWETTNPITGRHYLLKDRLIEWDGRRARLELAFDTTEAEHEKEKLKYALSSEQMVMECVRTLYCKKDMKDAVSDVLQEIGTFLKAERAYMFNMREGFLYRDYEWCASGVENGEKVLRGLPHERLEQWREVLNQKGCIVIKDTKEFKEVFPGSEAIIEERNIRNTAVALLEREGVLMGCLGVDNLPEERLMNIGSILQTLCYFILLAYRRAEDEQQLSHLSYHDTLTSFYNRNRYIEDMQEMTGKVGSVGIVYLDVNGLKDINDRYGHAFGDKVLIECAERMKQVFGEGNFYRVGGDEFVIVCPSVSKEQFRGMVSELRAAFKRDELCKAAIGSQWTEKLMDVGQAVANADARMYEDKKEFYRNNPASKRYRHHSDELLYLTDPEILREEISRNQFVVYLQPKISSADRMAVGAEALIRYQSRDGSLVLPGNFLPLLEESQTVSQIDFFVFEFICSKIKEWSREGKKGFPVSVNFSRYSLIQPHFIERLLSICEKYEISPRYLEIEITETVRSIDNIDIGVLIENLREAGFIVTIDDFGTEYANLALLSAVEFDVLKLDKSMVDDVVNNTKARAIVGSIVELGRKMGIQIVAEGIETEEQLAVLRACGVELAQGFLFSKPISVNEYEKRYLDK
- a CDS encoding right-handed parallel beta-helix repeat-containing protein; this translates as MNREYHVAVTGCDHAEGTKENPFKTISRAAKAAETGDKVIVHEGEYREWVKPEHSGYSNISRIVYEAAEGEKVVIKGSERIQNWENIEGTVWKAVVPNTLFGDYNPYKEALWGDWFIYPDDNSVHAGDVYLNGKSFYEAKSLDDVKNPQIRTEGYNPPWTKHPEPIKDKEWTIHQWYAETDHDNTYIYANFQGADPNKELAEINVRKCCFYPEKTGMNYITVRGFEMAQAACPWTPPTADQPGLIGANWSKGWIIENNIIHDAKCSGISIGKEASTGHNLCTRRHRKPGYQYQMEAVFRALKIGWSKEKIGSHIIRNNVIYDCGQNGIVGHMGCVFSQIYNNHIYNIAVKHEYFGYEIAGIKLHAAIDVQIHNNNIHDCTLGTWLDWQAQGTRVSKNLYYNNDRDLMVEVTHGPYMVDNNIFVSAYNFDNIAQGGAYVHNLCCGTMRREDVLNRSTPYHFPHSTEVAGTTPVYGGDDRLYNNIFVGSADAYTEQSLCGTVGYNGSTTTLEEYMETVASMGNEDLEMFEQVKQPAYIDHNAYLKNAPAFDAEKENYISTSDPQVKILVEEDGTYLEIHAEKGLLDTPAEIICTEKLGMVRIPEAPFDGPNGESIVLDTDYSGSKRCEAPSVGPLEGLKEGYNKIKVWG
- a CDS encoding DUF1848 domain-containing protein, which codes for MILSVSRRTDVPAYYADWFFGRIEEGYACVRNPFNRHQVSRISLAPDVVDCIVFWTKNPVPMLDRLPLLERYMFYFQFTLTGYGKDVEPGLPDKKKILLPAFKSLSGTIGAERAVWRYDPVFFNARYTPQYHLQAFARIAEELEGYTKQVVISFLDYYPKIKKNLEKLGCEAFEDKSLGEFAEKLAHTAKNHGMQIVTCAEKADLQQYGIGHGSCIDGELIRHLCGCGLDIKKDKNQRNECGCMESIDIGSYDTCPHGCLYCYANRSRAAAAAGRSRYTADSPILCSEILPGDVVTERKVRSLKNAL
- a CDS encoding ROK family transcriptional regulator, which codes for MGNITLTDIKKNNYSLIYNLLYEQEKLSKQEIANQLHLSLPTVTQNLVALEEAGLLKKGGQFESQVGRRAVAYTICLQAGIGIGVEILKKQIKILAVDLKGRICGCTEQKLLYRNDDAYYKEIAGFVSTFIRESGFMKKQVLGIGFAVQGLTTADGQEIIFGKTLGYTGLKITALSRYLEYPCMFLHDAKCAAATELWNRRDLTDAIYLSIGKHLGGAVIIGGQTVMGKQNHGGAVEHMTLVPKGRQCYCGKSGCMETYCSVNALLLEEETLEEFFTGLRDGDKEKKGRFDEYLDHLSTAVNNLHMVMDCDVILGGHMAPYLTEEDLQVLHEKVREKSAFPDEQDFIFLSESAKDSVPVGAALGFVKEFLEEI